From one Babesia bovis T2Bo chromosome 3, whole genome shotgun sequence genomic stretch:
- a CDS encoding putative integral membrane protein: MAMTTETPVPLSTLGKAASVSACEQNGFYLCPSTAIFFGLIILCLGSCAALLINDVVWTATQIKYKGTFQNGDLDPSFNVISLGILLCYILIHVFGYKCGLISASLSQCQKGFIACAGIVVFCSFLNVFVVGWTEGVDIPFRGFTVFCFTSIQALAMIGFIIASFKLHCFGGCYTRSKIVFYIVGILNILYGALYILECLILCGDKIITIPFKDQILKWTHYKNVAPVAYVLQVALSLCAYQVSLCHIKFAPVDVAFLCIGGLMVGTLVAVTFSAYGKDVHQYVVYPLMALHVIVSVGLLILTHQNRPLAQFEGGELLGGSSWDVLYVVIAVESLVCIAGGVSTIFAKYENRQRSSSSSSIERIEVSKQLLGLHIYVTIQLLVLTKLKKPFNKYYTADYMSALVLAMILVILLVGTAVGYGWAQLGPLIIISPNSIEIPYLTYKEPSVGDYVPFAVYLLVVIAAFLTFGYKCNILEIWGDWISDKAGTYYKENPNLKSTADNP; encoded by the coding sequence atggCAATGACGACTGAAACACCGGTTCCGTTGAGCACCCTGGGCAAAGCAGCCAGCGTGTCAGCTTGTGAACAGAATGGATTCTATCTGTGCCCTAGTACTGCTATCTTCTTCGGTCTCATTATCTTGTGCCTCGGTAGTTGTGCAGCTTTGTTAATAAATGATGTCGTATGGACAGCTACACAGATTAAATATAAGGGTACTTTCCAAAATGGAGACCTAGACCCTTCGTTCAACGTGATATCGTTGGGCATTcttttatgttatatactaatCCATGTTTTTGGATACAAATGTGGATTGATTAGCGCCTCTTTGAGTCAGTGCCAAAAAGGGTTTATTGCTTGCGCCGGGATTGTAGTTTTCTGCAGCTTCCTCAACGTTTTCGTCGTAGGCTGGACTGAAGGTGTTGACATCCCATTCAGAGGTTTTACCGTCTTTTGTTTCACATCAATACAAGCCTTGGCCATGATTGGTTTCATTATCGCAAGCTTCAAGCTCCACTGCTTCGGAGGGTGCTACACCAGGAGCAAGATAGTGTTTTACATTGTAGGAATTCTCAACATACTCTACGGTGCCCTATACATCCTCGAATGCCTGATCTTATGTGGTGATAAAATTATAACAATACCATTCAAAGATcaaattttaaaatggaCCCATTATAAAAACGTTGCACCAGTTGCCTACGTATTACAGGTAGCTCTTTCCCTCTGTGCTTATCAGGTGTCCTTATGTCACATAAAATTTGCTCCTGTTGACGTTGCATTCCTCTGCATAGGAGGTTTGATGGTTGGTACACTAGTAGCAGTTACTTTTTCGGCATACGGTAAAGACGTTCACCAATACGTTGTATACCCGCTTATGGCGCTCCACGTTATCGTATCGGTTGGTTTGTTGATTCTTACCCATCAAAATAGGCCCCTTGCCCAATTCGAAGGTGGTGAGCTACTAGGAGGCTCATCATGGGATGTCCTATACGTGGTGATAGCAGTGGAATCCCTTGTGTGCATTGCAGGAGGCGTATCTACCATTTTTGCGAAATATGAAAACAGGCAGCggtcatcatcatcatcatcaataGAGCGCATTGAAGTCTCAAAACAACTACTCGGGCTCCATATTTATGTAACCATTCAACTTTTGGTGTTAACAAAGCTCAAGAAGCCTTTCAACAAATATTACACTGCCGATTACATGTCCGCGCTAGTACTGGCAATGATTTTAGTTATCCTACTAGTTGGAACAGCTGTGGGATATGGTTGGGCCCAACTAGGACCGCTTATAATTATAAGCCCGAATTCAATTGAAATTCCGTACCTGACATATAAGGAGCCATCGGTGGGAGATTACGTTCCTTTCGCTGTATACTTATTAGTAGTAATAGCAGCATTTCTAACATTTGGCTACAAATGCAACATTTTGGAAATTTGGGGCGATTGGATTAGTGACAAGGCTGGAACGTACTACAAGGAAAATCCCAACTTGAAGAGTACCGCAGATAACCCGTGA
- a CDS encoding SmORF protein (Small Open Reading Frame (SmORF)) → MVSFNTILKLGAVVAFGLSTTATSTEVAQEQPKKESFLSRFFGKRDEPTTKPEEVSKSDNVETQENTDTDDPPMFTVEWYLLPKPENRKQLRERLPPKLADAVPENCKEAIDPSVVKDIRWLLEILGKKQLSNKS, encoded by the coding sequence ATGGTATCTTTCAACACAATACTAAAGCTCGGTGCAGTGGTGGCATTTGGACTTTCCACCACAGCTACCTCTACTGAAGTAGCCCAGGAACAGCCCAAGAAGGAGTCTTTCTTAAGCAGATTCTTTGGTAAGAGAGATGAACCTACCACGAAGCCTGAAGAAGTGTCCAAATCAGATAATGTAGAGACTCAAGAAAACACTGATACAGATGATCCACCGATGTTCAccgttgaatggtatctgttacccaaGCCCGAAAACAGAAAACAACTTCGTGAAAGGTTGCCACCAAAATTAGCTGACGCTGTTCCAGAAAACTGTAAGGAGGCAATAGACCCTTCAGTGGTGAAAGACATTAGGTGGCTGTTGGAGATACTAGGAAAAAAACAGTTGTCAAACAAAAGCTAA
- a CDS encoding putative integral membrane protein, which translates to MSSQDTVEVLPWYQWMFMAVLVLGVAMAVALIVRTVLLATGYGSDGNSDPLCSTLSFMVLLCYIGLHLLGYYCQYVKTPLTRWYQWMVITGSLAIVSACFSVLTIYTNYTSNIAKTAYIVLASAVMQCLSYIGFLVCAVNTQCFGCINIHRIAFYVMAALSAIGFLVYIFIFQWYYDSAVQDSWSGDGNHRNKISLFKTTVPTNLVCSIMLCVGAYQVNMCCIPWSRWDVLLLVLLGSALGILIVIVISGHGSLSGGNDPASYILLFLATIATIVLLVIIHFKEPLSQYWPRDRVACGVLSLVSLVAWIGVMSFYGNDERTPLYCLVVYGCITFGGALYYGFRSGLAQGSCFTKKSTGSSTQLQGSEEAVSSTEVTVESTSDTVEVTRDTE; encoded by the coding sequence ATGTCCTCCCAAGACACTGTAGAGGTGCTACCATGGTACCAATGGATGTTCATGGCGGTACTGGTACTTGGCGTTGCCATGGCAGTGGCACTCATTGTACGGACGGTATTACTAGCCACGGGATATGGTAGTGACGGTAATTCAGATCCATTATGTAGTACCTTGTCCTTTATGGTACTGCTATGCTATATAGGATTACATTTACTAGGGTACTATTGCCAGTATGTCAAAACGCCACTCACTAGGTGGTACCAATGGATGGTAATTACAGGATCACTCGCTATTGTGAGTGCTTGTTTTAGTGTATTAACAATATACACGAACTATACTAGTAACATTGCAAAGACAGCCTATATAGTACTGGCCAGTGCAGTAATGCAGTGTTTATCCTATATAGGGTTCCTGGTTTGCGCCGTTAACACGCAGTGTTTCGGGTGCATCAATATACACAGGATAGCATTCTATGTGATGGCGGCATTATCGGCTATAGGGTtcctggtatatatattcatattcCAGTGGTATTATGACAGTGCTGTGCAAGATTCGTGGAGCGGAGATGGTAACCATAGAAATAAAATATCTCTATTTAAGACTACTGTACCAACCAATTTGGTGTGTTCAATAATGCTCTGTGTTGGTGCCTACCAGGTGAACATGTGCTGCATCCCATGGTCCAGGTGGGATGTACTGCTATTAGTACTCCTGGGTAGTGCCTTAGGGATCTTAATTGTTATTGTTATTAGTGGTCATGGCAGTCTATCTGGTGGTAATGACCCTGCTagttatattttgttattcTTGGCAACCATAGCTACTATAGTACTCCTGGTGATAATCCACTTCAAGGAGCCACTGTCACAGTATTGGCCCAGAGACCGAGTGGCTTGTGGAGTGCTCAGTCTCGTATCGCTAGTAGCGTGGATAGGCGTGATGAGCTTTTATGGTAATGATGAAAGGACTCCTCTATACTGCCTTGTAGTGTACGGCTGTATTACATTTGGTGGTGCTCTGTACTATGGTTTCCGGAGTGGCCTTGCTCAGGGCAGTTGCTTCACCAAGAAGAGCACCGGTAGCTCAACACAGCTACAGGGTAGTGAAGAGGCAGTGAGTAGTACGGAAGTTACTGTAGAGAGTACATCTGACACAGTAGAAGTCACAAGAGACACTGAGTAG
- a CDS encoding putative 40S ribosomal protein S17 has protein sequence MGRVRTKTVKRAARQIVEKYYAKLSLDFHFNKKVAEEVAQIPSKRMRNKVAGFITHLMRRIQKGPVRGISLKLQEEERERRMDFVPERSEVDVPLIQVDQDTADMLTFLKLNIPNVKVITANMHSEGVHQRF, from the exons atg GGTCGCGTTCGTACTAAGACCGTAAAGCGTGCTGCGCGCCAGATCGTAGAGAAGTATTACGCCAAGCTGAGTTTGGACTTCCACTTCAACAAGAAGGTTGCTGAAGAGGTAGCCCAGATCCCATCAAAGCGTATGCGCAATAAGGTTGCTGGCTTCATCACCCATCTGATGCGGCGCATCCAAAAGGGACCAGTACGTGGCATTTCATTGAAGCTGCAGGAGGAAGAGCGTGAGCGCCGCATGGACTTTGTTCCCGAACGTTCCGAGGTTGATGTGCCTCTCATCCAGGTCGACCAGGACACCGCTGACATGTTGACGTTCCTCAAGTTGAACATACCTAACGTAAAGGTTATCACTGCCAACATGCACAGTGAGGGCGTTCACCAGCGTTTCTGA